One stretch of Streptomyces hygroscopicus DNA includes these proteins:
- a CDS encoding alpha-mannosidase, with product MHDDRRIIEARIRKLLDRVIRPALYSDVRPLSLSAWYVEGEPVPVSDALAADYEPFTLGAAWGSPWATTWMRARAEIPQEWSGRRAEAVFDLDFDLTKGPGGQAEGLVHDAQGAPLQGLHPYSRSVLLADSATGGDHVDLLIELAANPPITGSAGLNTHHGSLETAGDAPLYRLKQAEIAVREDDVWHLIHDIEVLDELMHELPLGSTRRHEIRYALRRAADAVDPADVAVTAARARAQLVDVLSRPAHASAHTLAAVGHAHIDSAWLWPVRETVRKCARTFTNMTTLAQEYPELVFACSSAQQYAWMKEQRPEIFARIKQAAAEGNWVPVGGMWVEADGNLPGGEALARQLVYGRRFFAEEFGVEQRGVWLPDSFGYTAAYPQLAKLAGAEWFLTQKLSWNETNKLPHHTFAWEGIDGTRVFTHFPPVDNYNASLTARENVHAEANFNDKGVATRSLVPFGYGDGGGGPTRSMLEKARRLRDLEGSPKVVIESPDAFFAAARTERESSQLPVWRGELYLETHRGTYTSQARTKRGNRRSEALLREAELWAATAAVRAGAPYPYERLESLWQRVLLNQFHDILPGSSIAWVHQQAEREYAEIEAELETLIADAAGRLPGRPALLNAGPYARREVAVLRDGAGEFAGAQPLSDGRTAVLAEVSALASGGTVDAPRGSATGTAKDGGFVLGNGVVTVVVDRRGLITSVYDHAARREAIAPGTVGNLLQLHPDDPNLWSAWNIDTYYRDVVHDLDEAESVTLTDEGPLLTSVRVERVHGDSRFIQHIELAAESHQVTVRNDIDWQQRDTVLKAAWPLDVHAERESAEIQFGHVQRPTHENTSWDAARFELWAHRWVHVGERHWGAALLTDSTYGHDVRRDTREDGGTTTTLRLSLLRAPHSPDPRADRGQHSFTYALLAGAGIEEAIAGGYALNLPLRPAPAALDALVSVDTTDVVVESVKLADDRGGDVVVRLYEACGGAVAARLSPGFPITTALDCDLLEQPNGKLPSSDSDPLDLHFRPFQVRTLRLRPTMPQKEAR from the coding sequence GTGCATGACGACCGCCGGATCATCGAGGCCCGGATCCGCAAGCTGCTGGACCGGGTGATCCGCCCCGCCCTCTACAGCGATGTACGCCCCCTCTCGCTCAGCGCGTGGTACGTGGAGGGCGAGCCGGTCCCGGTGAGCGATGCGCTCGCCGCCGACTACGAGCCGTTCACACTCGGTGCCGCGTGGGGCAGCCCCTGGGCGACGACCTGGATGCGGGCCCGCGCCGAGATCCCGCAGGAATGGTCGGGGCGCCGCGCAGAGGCCGTCTTCGACCTCGATTTCGACCTGACCAAGGGGCCCGGCGGCCAGGCGGAGGGCCTGGTCCACGACGCCCAGGGCGCGCCGCTCCAGGGCCTGCACCCGTACAGCCGCAGCGTCCTCCTCGCCGATTCGGCGACCGGTGGCGACCACGTCGACCTGCTGATCGAGCTGGCCGCCAACCCGCCCATCACCGGGAGCGCCGGTCTGAACACCCACCACGGCTCGCTGGAGACCGCGGGCGACGCACCCCTCTACCGCCTCAAGCAGGCCGAGATCGCGGTGCGCGAGGACGACGTCTGGCACCTCATCCACGACATCGAGGTGCTCGATGAGCTGATGCACGAACTGCCGCTCGGCTCCACCCGGCGCCACGAGATCCGGTACGCGCTGCGCCGGGCCGCCGATGCCGTCGACCCGGCCGACGTCGCGGTGACGGCGGCCCGGGCCCGGGCACAGCTCGTCGACGTACTGTCCCGGCCCGCACATGCCTCCGCGCACACCCTCGCCGCCGTCGGCCACGCCCATATCGACTCGGCCTGGCTGTGGCCGGTGCGGGAGACCGTGCGCAAGTGCGCCCGCACCTTCACCAACATGACCACCCTCGCGCAGGAGTACCCGGAGCTGGTCTTCGCCTGCTCCTCGGCGCAGCAGTACGCGTGGATGAAGGAGCAGCGGCCAGAGATCTTCGCCCGGATCAAGCAGGCGGCGGCGGAAGGGAACTGGGTGCCGGTCGGCGGCATGTGGGTCGAAGCCGACGGCAACCTTCCCGGCGGAGAGGCCCTGGCCCGCCAACTCGTCTACGGACGGCGCTTCTTCGCGGAGGAGTTCGGCGTCGAGCAGCGCGGCGTCTGGCTGCCCGACTCGTTCGGCTACACCGCCGCCTACCCGCAGCTCGCCAAGCTGGCGGGGGCGGAGTGGTTTCTCACCCAGAAGCTCTCCTGGAACGAGACGAACAAGCTGCCGCACCACACCTTCGCCTGGGAAGGCATCGACGGCACCCGCGTCTTCACCCACTTCCCGCCGGTCGACAACTACAACGCCTCCCTGACCGCACGCGAGAACGTCCACGCCGAAGCCAACTTCAACGACAAGGGGGTGGCCACCCGCTCTCTGGTTCCGTTCGGATACGGCGACGGCGGTGGCGGCCCCACTCGTTCGATGCTGGAGAAGGCCCGCCGCCTGCGGGACCTCGAAGGCTCGCCGAAGGTCGTCATCGAATCGCCCGACGCCTTCTTCGCGGCGGCCCGCACCGAGCGTGAAAGCAGTCAACTGCCGGTCTGGCGAGGCGAGTTGTATCTGGAAACCCATCGCGGCACGTACACCAGTCAGGCCCGCACCAAGCGCGGCAACCGGCGCAGTGAGGCGCTGTTGCGGGAGGCCGAGCTCTGGGCCGCCACCGCCGCCGTCCGGGCCGGGGCCCCGTACCCGTACGAGCGTCTCGAATCGCTGTGGCAGCGCGTGCTGCTCAACCAGTTCCACGACATCCTGCCCGGCTCGTCCATCGCCTGGGTGCACCAGCAGGCCGAACGTGAATACGCCGAGATCGAAGCTGAACTGGAGACGCTGATCGCCGACGCGGCAGGGCGGTTGCCGGGCCGGCCCGCGCTGCTCAACGCCGGGCCGTACGCGCGCCGCGAGGTCGCCGTCCTCCGTGACGGAGCCGGGGAGTTCGCCGGGGCGCAGCCCCTGTCGGACGGACGCACGGCCGTCCTCGCCGAGGTCAGTGCCCTCGCCTCCGGCGGCACGGTCGATGCCCCCCGGGGTTCTGCCACCGGAACGGCGAAGGACGGCGGCTTCGTCCTCGGGAACGGGGTCGTGACCGTCGTCGTCGACCGGCGCGGACTGATCACCTCGGTCTACGACCACGCCGCGCGGCGCGAGGCGATCGCCCCCGGTACCGTGGGCAACCTCCTCCAGCTCCACCCCGACGACCCCAACCTGTGGTCGGCCTGGAACATCGACACGTACTATCGCGACGTCGTGCACGACCTCGACGAGGCCGAGTCGGTGACGCTCACGGACGAAGGGCCGCTGCTCACGTCCGTGCGAGTCGAGCGCGTCCACGGCGACTCCCGGTTCATCCAGCACATCGAACTCGCCGCCGAGAGCCACCAGGTCACCGTCCGCAACGACATCGACTGGCAGCAGCGCGACACCGTACTGAAGGCGGCCTGGCCGCTCGACGTGCACGCGGAGCGGGAGAGCGCCGAGATCCAGTTCGGCCACGTACAGCGGCCCACGCACGAGAACACCAGCTGGGACGCGGCCCGCTTCGAACTGTGGGCACACCGCTGGGTGCACGTCGGCGAACGGCACTGGGGTGCCGCCCTGCTCACCGACTCCACGTACGGGCACGACGTCCGCCGGGACACGCGCGAGGACGGCGGCACCACCACGACGCTGCGGCTCTCCCTCCTCCGCGCGCCGCACAGCCCCGACCCGCGGGCCGACCGCGGGCAGCACAGTTTCACGTACGCGCTGCTCGCCGGCGCCGGGATCGAGGAGGCCATCGCGGGCGGCTACGCGCTGAACCTTCCCCTGCGCCCCGCACCGGCCGCGCTCGACGCCCTCGTCTCGGTCGACACCACCGACGTGGTGGTGGAGTCGGTGAAGCTCGCCGACGACCGCGGCGGCGATGTCGTGGTCCGCCTGTACGAGGCGTGCGGCGGGGCGGTCGCGGCACGGCTGTCCCCGGGATTTCCGATCACCACCGCCCTGGACTGCGACCTTCTGGAACAGCCCAATGGGAAACTGCCCTCGTCCGACAGCGACCCCTTGGACCTCCACTTCCGGCCGTTCCAAGTCCGGACCCTGCGTCTGCGGCCTACGATGCCCCAGAAGGAGGCAAGGTGA
- a CDS encoding ABC transporter substrate-binding protein: MNTPMNDTPLNNSPLRRPLSRRGFLASAAGVVAGVTLAGCGDYKPPSTADANKVARLPTYIPYKGVETSMPATADGVAPAYLHYPADPVTAFPDGPPAKGPAITIQTLIFNPVPPPVDRNVLWQHLNKSIGCDLNFEITPVGDYPPKFAVTIAGGDLPDAMLMLRPDQNSAATPDMLDTLFEDLTPHLSGDNIRDYPYLANIPTASWAPCVRNGGIYALPMPRPLSGGPMYTRLDLIKKRGLDPNPQSWDEFAKLCKDVTDAKHNQYALGDSVTAWEFVMKMLSGPNKWRAENGKFTWYFESEEAKQALDAVRRLTKAGVMHPDTYSVNNKSKDWFGGGQNVMRPDAPAAWNDFYTTYAPATKGFELGYMMAPGFDGGEGSQWQGDANYATLIIKKAPKARIQQILRAMNALAAPFGTDAYLLRKYGVPGPDHTIKGTDPVLTPQGQAENTLPTIFATDAPFTLYYPAKPDIVHTQYAFQKEAVKKLIPNPAEPLYSPTDSKKSKLFGTLLDDTRKGIMQGRVPLKEWDDAMRNWRKEAGDQIRREFEQAWETRTS, translated from the coding sequence ATGAACACCCCTATGAACGACACCCCCTTGAACAACAGCCCTCTGCGGCGACCCCTGAGCAGGCGCGGCTTCCTCGCCTCCGCCGCCGGTGTCGTGGCGGGCGTGACCCTCGCCGGCTGCGGCGACTACAAGCCTCCGTCCACCGCCGACGCCAACAAGGTGGCCCGGCTGCCCACGTACATCCCGTACAAGGGCGTCGAGACCTCGATGCCGGCCACCGCGGACGGCGTCGCACCCGCCTATCTGCACTACCCGGCCGATCCGGTCACGGCATTCCCCGACGGGCCGCCCGCCAAGGGCCCGGCGATCACCATCCAGACGCTGATCTTCAACCCGGTGCCGCCGCCCGTGGACCGCAACGTCCTGTGGCAGCATCTGAACAAGAGCATCGGCTGTGACCTCAACTTCGAGATCACGCCCGTCGGCGACTATCCGCCGAAGTTCGCCGTGACGATCGCGGGCGGCGATCTGCCCGACGCGATGCTGATGCTCAGGCCGGACCAGAACTCGGCGGCGACCCCGGACATGCTGGACACCCTCTTCGAGGACCTCACCCCGCATCTGTCCGGCGACAACATCCGCGACTACCCGTACCTGGCGAACATCCCCACCGCGTCCTGGGCGCCGTGCGTGCGCAACGGTGGCATCTACGCGCTGCCGATGCCGCGCCCGCTGTCCGGCGGCCCCATGTACACCCGCCTCGACCTCATCAAGAAGAGGGGCCTCGACCCGAACCCGCAGTCCTGGGACGAGTTCGCCAAGCTGTGCAAGGACGTCACCGACGCCAAGCACAACCAGTACGCCCTGGGCGACAGCGTCACCGCCTGGGAGTTCGTCATGAAGATGCTGTCGGGACCCAACAAGTGGCGTGCGGAGAACGGCAAGTTCACCTGGTACTTCGAGAGCGAGGAGGCCAAGCAGGCCCTCGACGCGGTCCGCCGGCTCACCAAGGCCGGGGTGATGCACCCGGACACCTACAGCGTCAACAACAAGTCGAAGGACTGGTTCGGCGGCGGGCAGAACGTCATGCGCCCCGACGCGCCCGCCGCGTGGAACGACTTCTACACCACCTACGCGCCCGCCACGAAGGGCTTCGAACTCGGCTACATGATGGCGCCGGGCTTCGACGGTGGCGAAGGCAGCCAGTGGCAGGGCGATGCCAACTACGCCACGCTCATCATCAAGAAGGCCCCCAAGGCGCGCATCCAGCAGATCCTGCGAGCCATGAACGCGCTCGCGGCCCCCTTCGGCACGGACGCCTACCTGCTGCGCAAGTACGGAGTGCCGGGCCCGGACCACACCATCAAGGGCACCGACCCGGTCCTCACCCCGCAGGGCCAGGCGGAGAACACCCTGCCGACGATCTTCGCGACGGACGCGCCGTTCACGCTGTACTACCCGGCCAAGCCGGACATCGTTCACACGCAGTACGCCTTCCAGAAGGAAGCCGTCAAAAAGCTGATCCCCAACCCGGCGGAGCCGCTGTACTCACCGACCGACTCCAAGAAATCGAAGCTCTTCGGCACCCTCCTGGACGACACCCGCAAGGGCATCATGCAGGGCCGTGTCCCGCTCAAGGAGTGGGACGACGCGATGAGGAACTGGCGCAAGGAAGCCGGGGACCAGATCCGCCGCGAGTTCGAACAGGCATGGGAGACCCGTACCTCATGA
- a CDS encoding ABC transporter permease, which yields MTTLNPAHPVRRRPHRSYSAIPGETPGSPPWRVLKSLILLVCVVLVLLPFLAIISTSLADTVQVTKAGGYVMWPDHPSFDAYKALLNGGLVSRAMLISVGITVVGTALSLFCSIMLAYGLSRPGSYGHRPVLMLLLMSMLFAPGVIPSYLMIKQLHLINSYWSLILPGLINGFNVIVLRSFFMGIPKELIDSARIDGASEWKILTRIVLPLSKASVAVIGLFYAVTYWNAFFNALLYINDAAKWPMQMVLRTYVINNAQLSGGQVDVAAGAPLPPSQSLQAAILVLSIVPIVVIYPFLQRHMNKGVMVGAVKG from the coding sequence ATGACCACCCTCAATCCCGCGCACCCGGTGCGCCGCAGGCCGCACAGGTCCTACAGCGCCATCCCCGGCGAGACCCCCGGCTCCCCGCCGTGGCGGGTGCTCAAGTCGTTGATCCTGCTGGTCTGCGTGGTCCTGGTCCTGCTGCCGTTCCTCGCCATCATCTCGACCTCGCTCGCCGACACCGTGCAGGTCACCAAGGCCGGGGGCTACGTGATGTGGCCGGATCACCCGTCCTTCGACGCATACAAGGCACTCCTGAACGGCGGCCTGGTCTCCCGGGCCATGCTCATCAGCGTCGGCATCACCGTCGTCGGTACCGCGCTCAGCCTCTTCTGCTCGATCATGCTGGCGTACGGGCTCAGCCGGCCCGGCTCCTACGGGCACCGGCCCGTGCTGATGCTGCTGCTGATGTCGATGCTGTTCGCACCCGGCGTCATCCCCAGCTACCTGATGATCAAGCAGCTCCATCTGATCAACAGCTACTGGTCGTTGATCCTGCCCGGCCTGATCAACGGGTTCAACGTGATCGTGCTGCGCTCCTTCTTCATGGGCATCCCCAAGGAGCTCATCGACTCGGCGCGCATCGACGGCGCCTCCGAATGGAAGATCCTCACCCGGATCGTGCTGCCGCTGTCGAAGGCGTCGGTCGCCGTCATCGGCCTGTTCTACGCGGTCACGTACTGGAACGCCTTCTTCAACGCGCTGCTGTACATCAACGACGCGGCGAAGTGGCCGATGCAGATGGTGCTGCGGACGTACGTCATCAACAACGCGCAGCTCAGTGGTGGTCAGGTCGACGTCGCGGCCGGTGCGCCGCTGCCGCCGTCGCAGTCGCTGCAGGCGGCGATCCTGGTTCTGTCGATCGTGCCCATCGTGGTTATCTACCCCTTCCTTCAGCGGCACATGAACAAGGGCGTGATGGTCGGGGCGGTGAAGGGATGA
- a CDS encoding sugar ABC transporter ATPase: MTTLDQPAASAAAEKGRSAGRGGSRRPRRRRDTALFWFVIPGLVVLLLFHYIPLLGNVIAFQDYQPYIGILHSPWSGLKNFDVLFNGDEQFVHALVNTLELTLIQVVFVFPAPILLALALNSLVSERVKKWIQNVLYLPHFLSWVVVVALFQQMLGNTGVLNLFLQAHDMGTWNIIGSPELFKSLLTSQVIWRDTGWGTILFLAALSRVDSDLYEAAAMDGASRLRQTWHVTLPALRGLVVLLLILRLGDALSVGFEQILLQQDGVGLDNSEVLDTYIYNHGLVAGDWGVSAAVGLVKGLVGVALVLGANKFAHFFGEEGVYRK, encoded by the coding sequence ATGACAACGCTTGATCAACCGGCCGCCTCCGCCGCGGCCGAGAAGGGCAGGTCGGCGGGCCGGGGTGGATCGCGACGACCGCGTCGTCGCCGGGACACGGCCCTGTTCTGGTTCGTGATTCCGGGCCTCGTCGTCCTGCTGCTGTTCCACTACATCCCGCTGCTCGGCAACGTGATCGCCTTCCAGGACTACCAGCCGTACATCGGCATCCTGCACAGTCCGTGGAGCGGGCTGAAGAACTTCGACGTGCTGTTCAACGGCGACGAGCAGTTCGTGCACGCGCTGGTGAACACTCTCGAACTCACCCTGATCCAGGTCGTGTTCGTGTTCCCCGCGCCGATCCTTCTCGCCCTCGCGCTGAACAGCCTGGTCAGCGAGCGCGTAAAGAAGTGGATCCAGAACGTCCTGTACCTGCCGCACTTCCTGTCGTGGGTGGTCGTCGTCGCGCTCTTCCAGCAGATGCTCGGCAACACCGGTGTGCTCAACCTGTTTCTGCAGGCCCACGACATGGGCACCTGGAACATCATCGGCAGCCCCGAACTGTTCAAGTCGCTGCTCACCTCGCAGGTCATCTGGCGCGACACCGGCTGGGGCACGATCCTCTTCCTCGCCGCCCTCTCCCGCGTCGACAGCGACCTCTACGAGGCGGCCGCCATGGACGGCGCGAGCCGCCTGCGGCAGACCTGGCACGTCACGCTTCCGGCGCTGCGCGGCCTGGTGGTTCTGCTGCTCATCCTGCGCCTCGGCGACGCCCTCTCGGTCGGTTTCGAGCAGATCCTGCTGCAGCAGGACGGCGTCGGCCTCGACAACAGCGAAGTGCTCGACACTTACATCTACAACCACGGCCTCGTCGCCGGTGACTGGGGTGTCAGCGCCGCCGTCGGCCTCGTCAAGGGCCTGGTGGGCGTAGCGCTCGTGCTGGGCGCCAACAAGTTCGCCCACTTCTTCGGCGAGGAAGGTGTCTACCGGAAATGA
- a CDS encoding 2-hydroxyacid dehydrogenase produces the protein MTARAKCSELPGAVCVMSPGAADLVLPKELRERLASHVRLVSRGDRFQAGALADAEILISGWGCPRLTADVLAEAPRLKAVMHAAGTVKSLVSDALWERGIVVSSAADANAGPVVSQTLALITLAARRTLAMAAGYAGGWPATADRRGADGLTVGIIGASRIGRRVITELVRADAGYEVLLYDPYVTDEEARGLGAHRVPLAELCRRSQVVSVHAPQLRETTGLLDSGMLALLPDGGALINTARGAIVDTDALTRECATGRIEAYLDVTDPEPLPPGHPLLSLPNVLVTPHIAGAQGSEIRRLGEYATAEVVRWVSGEPLLGEVTREALARLA, from the coding sequence ATGACAGCCCGAGCCAAGTGCTCCGAACTCCCCGGAGCCGTATGCGTCATGAGTCCCGGTGCCGCCGATCTCGTACTCCCGAAAGAGCTCCGCGAACGGCTCGCATCGCATGTGCGGCTCGTCTCCCGCGGCGACCGTTTCCAGGCCGGCGCGCTCGCCGATGCCGAGATCCTCATCAGCGGTTGGGGGTGCCCCCGCCTCACGGCCGACGTGCTGGCCGAGGCTCCCCGCCTGAAGGCCGTCATGCATGCCGCCGGCACCGTCAAGTCACTGGTCAGCGACGCGCTGTGGGAGCGCGGCATCGTCGTGTCCTCGGCGGCCGACGCCAACGCGGGCCCGGTCGTCTCGCAGACCCTCGCCCTCATCACACTCGCCGCCCGGCGCACCCTGGCCATGGCGGCGGGCTACGCTGGCGGCTGGCCGGCCACCGCCGACCGGCGGGGCGCCGACGGCCTCACTGTCGGCATCATCGGCGCTTCCCGCATCGGCCGCCGGGTGATCACCGAGCTGGTGCGCGCCGACGCCGGGTACGAGGTGCTGCTGTACGACCCGTACGTGACGGACGAAGAGGCGCGCGGGCTCGGCGCGCACCGTGTCCCGCTGGCCGAACTGTGCCGCCGCTCACAGGTGGTGAGCGTCCACGCGCCGCAGCTGCGGGAGACGACGGGCCTGCTCGACTCCGGGATGCTGGCGCTCCTCCCCGACGGAGGCGCGCTGATCAACACCGCCCGGGGTGCGATCGTCGACACCGACGCCCTGACCCGGGAGTGTGCCACGGGTCGCATCGAGGCCTACCTCGATGTGACGGATCCCGAACCCCTGCCGCCCGGCCACCCGTTGCTGTCCCTGCCGAACGTGCTGGTGACCCCGCACATCGCCGGCGCACAGGGCTCCGAGATCCGCCGGCTCGGCGAGTACGCGACCGCCGAGGTCGTGCGGTGGGTTTCGGGCGAGCCGCTGCTTGGCGAGGTCACCCGCGAGGCGCTCGCGCGGCTGGCCTGA
- a CDS encoding alpha-mannosidase — translation MHDDRKLVEARLERVLRERIRPAVHPVTTPLSVEIWSTDGEPVPVADGLAAPTSPIATGTPWGTPWGTSWFEVTGTVPAEWAGRTVEAVLDLGFTPRTPGFQCEGLVYRPDGTPVKGLHPRNNHIRVGAPVAGGEQVHWRVEAASNPDLDASGVPFQPTPMGDKATAGDAPQYVLGEMRLAVFDETVWNLVMDLEVLGELMAELPLDGARRWEILRAVGRALDAVDLQDVNGTARAARDELADVLATPAAPAAHRISAVGHAHIDSAWLWPLRETVRKVARTASNMTQLLQDETEFVFTMSQAQQFAWIKEHRPEVYAKVKEAVADGRFVPAGGMWVESDTNMPGSEAMARQFVHGKRFFLAEFGVENDEAWLPDTFGFAAGLPQIIKAAGSKRLLTQKISWSRTNSFPHHTFLWEGIDGTRIFTHFPPVDSYNCEMNGRQLAHAARNFKEKGVATRSLAPTGYGDGGGGTTREMVAKAARMRSLAGAPAIEWEAPADFFAKAEAEYPQPPVWVGELYLELHRATLTSQAQTKRGNRRSESLLTEAELWAATAAARTGFRYPYEELDRIWKTVLLHQFHDILPGSSIAWVHREARETYARLAGELEDIIAAAQRALAGDASGGRELVFNPAPHSRGSIPAGGASVPTGEGGVAPVPRDGGYILDNGLLRVEIDGRGLVVSAYDRVAGREAIAPGQVANLLQLHPDFPNQWDAWDVDAFYRNVGSDLTDGATLSVEGGAVRIARAFGASRVTQLLSVPADAKRLDIVTEVDWHETEKFLKLAFPLDVKADRYASETQFGHVYRPTHQNTSWEWAKFEACNHRFVHVDEPGWGVAVVNDSTYGHDLTRTADTTTVRASLLRAPRYPDPETDQGVHRFRHALVPGATIGDAVREGYRINLPERRVTGTAAEVAPLVTVDNDAVVISAVKLADDRGGDLVVRLYEAHGGRTRATVRVDGFAPERAFATDLLERPLVDAEPPTPVDGGLVLALRPFQMVTLRLPRA, via the coding sequence ATGCACGACGACCGGAAGCTGGTCGAAGCACGCCTGGAACGCGTCCTGAGGGAACGCATCCGGCCGGCCGTCCACCCCGTCACCACCCCCCTGTCCGTGGAGATCTGGTCCACCGACGGCGAACCCGTGCCCGTGGCCGACGGCCTCGCGGCACCGACAAGCCCCATCGCCACCGGCACCCCGTGGGGCACGCCGTGGGGGACCAGCTGGTTCGAGGTGACCGGCACTGTGCCCGCCGAGTGGGCGGGCCGCACCGTCGAGGCCGTCCTCGACCTCGGCTTCACCCCGCGCACCCCCGGCTTCCAGTGCGAGGGCCTCGTGTACCGGCCCGACGGCACCCCGGTCAAGGGACTCCACCCGCGCAACAACCACATCCGCGTGGGCGCACCCGTCGCGGGCGGGGAGCAGGTGCACTGGCGCGTCGAGGCGGCGTCCAACCCGGACCTCGACGCGAGCGGGGTGCCGTTCCAGCCGACGCCGATGGGCGACAAGGCGACCGCCGGGGACGCACCCCAGTACGTGCTCGGCGAGATGCGCCTGGCCGTCTTCGACGAGACGGTATGGAATCTGGTCATGGACCTGGAGGTGCTCGGTGAGCTGATGGCCGAGCTGCCCTTGGACGGGGCGCGCCGCTGGGAGATCCTGCGGGCGGTCGGCCGTGCTCTGGACGCCGTCGACCTGCAGGACGTGAACGGGACGGCGCGGGCCGCGCGCGACGAACTCGCCGATGTGCTCGCCACGCCTGCCGCCCCCGCCGCGCACCGCATCAGCGCCGTCGGTCACGCCCACATCGACTCGGCGTGGCTGTGGCCGCTGCGCGAGACGGTTCGCAAGGTGGCCCGCACGGCGTCCAACATGACGCAACTCCTCCAGGACGAGACGGAGTTCGTCTTCACGATGTCGCAGGCCCAGCAGTTCGCATGGATCAAGGAGCACCGGCCCGAGGTGTACGCGAAGGTCAAGGAGGCCGTCGCGGACGGCCGGTTCGTACCGGCCGGCGGGATGTGGGTGGAGTCCGATACCAACATGCCGGGTTCGGAGGCGATGGCCCGCCAGTTCGTGCACGGCAAGAGGTTCTTCCTGGCGGAGTTCGGCGTCGAGAACGACGAGGCGTGGCTGCCCGATACCTTCGGTTTCGCGGCCGGCCTGCCGCAGATCATCAAGGCCGCCGGGTCCAAGAGGCTGCTCACCCAGAAGATCTCCTGGAGCCGCACCAACTCCTTCCCGCACCACACCTTCCTCTGGGAGGGCATCGACGGCACCCGCATCTTCACGCACTTCCCGCCCGTCGATTCGTACAACTGCGAAATGAACGGGCGCCAACTAGCCCATGCCGCACGGAACTTCAAGGAGAAAGGCGTTGCGACGCGCTCTCTCGCGCCGACCGGTTACGGCGACGGCGGTGGCGGCACCACGCGCGAGATGGTCGCGAAGGCGGCCCGGATGCGCAGCCTGGCGGGCGCGCCGGCCATCGAATGGGAGGCCCCCGCCGACTTCTTCGCGAAGGCGGAGGCCGAGTACCCACAGCCTCCGGTGTGGGTCGGCGAGTTGTACCTGGAGCTGCACCGCGCGACCCTGACCAGCCAGGCGCAGACCAAGCGGGGCAACCGGCGCAGCGAGTCCCTGCTGACCGAGGCCGAGCTGTGGGCGGCGACGGCTGCCGCGCGTACCGGGTTCCGCTACCCGTACGAGGAGCTGGACCGGATCTGGAAGACGGTGCTGCTGCACCAGTTCCACGACATCCTGCCCGGCTCGTCCATCGCCTGGGTGCACCGCGAGGCGCGGGAGACGTACGCGCGCCTGGCCGGGGAGCTGGAGGACATCATCGCGGCGGCGCAGCGGGCGCTCGCCGGTGATGCCTCGGGCGGGCGGGAGCTGGTGTTCAACCCGGCACCGCACAGCCGTGGTTCGATACCGGCCGGGGGTGCGTCGGTGCCTACGGGCGAGGGCGGGGTGGCCCCGGTCCCGCGTGACGGAGGCTACATCCTCGACAACGGCCTCCTGCGCGTCGAGATCGACGGACGCGGGCTGGTCGTCTCCGCGTACGACCGCGTCGCCGGCCGGGAGGCGATCGCCCCGGGGCAGGTGGCCAACCTCCTCCAGCTCCACCCCGACTTCCCCAACCAGTGGGACGCCTGGGACGTCGATGCCTTCTACCGCAACGTCGGCAGCGACCTCACCGACGGCGCCACGCTGTCCGTCGAGGGCGGCGCGGTGCGCATCGCGCGGGCCTTCGGCGCCTCACGCGTTACGCAACTGCTCTCCGTTCCGGCCGACGCCAAGCGGCTCGACATCGTGACCGAGGTCGACTGGCACGAGACGGAGAAGTTCCTGAAGCTCGCCTTCCCGCTGGACGTGAAGGCCGACCGGTATGCCTCCGAGACCCAGTTCGGTCACGTGTACCGGCCTACCCACCAGAACACGAGCTGGGAGTGGGCCAAGTTCGAGGCGTGCAACCACCGTTTCGTACACGTCGACGAGCCCGGCTGGGGCGTCGCCGTCGTCAATGACTCGACGTACGGCCACGACCTCACCCGCACCGCGGACACGACCACGGTCCGGGCGTCCCTGCTGCGGGCGCCCCGCTACCCGGACCCGGAGACGGACCAGGGTGTGCACCGGTTCCGGCACGCCCTGGTGCCGGGCGCCACGATCGGCGACGCGGTCCGCGAGGGGTACCGGATCAACCTGCCCGAGCGCCGGGTCACCGGCACTGCCGCGGAGGTCGCCCCGCTGGTGACCGTTGACAACGATGCCGTCGTCATCAGCGCGGTGAAACTCGCCGACGACCGCGGCGGCGACCTGGTGGTCCGCCTCTACGAGGCGCACGGGGGCCGCACCCGCGCCACCGTCCGCGTCGACGGCTTCGCGCCCGAACGGGCCTTCGCCACCGACTTGTTGGAGCGCCCGCTCGTCGACGCCGAGCCGCCCACACCGGTCGACGGCGGGCTCGTCCTCGCCCTGCGTCCGTTCCAGATGGTCACCCTGCGGCTGCCCCGCGCCTGA